A region from the Curtobacterium sp. MCBA15_012 genome encodes:
- the fbaA gene encoding class II fructose-bisphosphate aldolase — translation MPIATPDQYAEMLERAKAGKFAYPAVNVSSSQTINAVLQGLQEAGSDGIIQVTTGGADYFAGHTVKNRAAGALAMARFAHEVAKNYDITVALHTDHCPKDALDGFVLPLIAASEEEVRQGRNPIFQSHMWDGSAVPLDENIEIARTMIQKTRNINAILEVEIGVVGGEEDGVQHEGTNDALYTTPNDVEKVVDALGLGDQGRWIAALTFGNVHGVYKPGNVKLRPELLGEIQAAVAQKHGTGENPLDLVFHGGSGSTDDEIHEAVRNGVIKMNIDTDTQYAFTRSIADSMFRNYEGVLKVDGEVGNKKQYDPRAWGKVAETAMAARVGEAAKVLGSAGHTKG, via the coding sequence GTGCCCATCGCAACGCCTGATCAGTACGCCGAGATGCTCGAACGAGCGAAGGCCGGCAAGTTCGCCTACCCCGCGGTGAACGTGTCCTCCTCACAGACGATCAACGCGGTCCTCCAGGGCCTGCAGGAGGCCGGCTCGGACGGCATCATCCAGGTCACCACCGGTGGTGCTGACTACTTCGCCGGCCACACCGTGAAGAACCGCGCGGCGGGTGCCCTCGCGATGGCGCGCTTCGCCCACGAGGTCGCGAAGAACTACGACATCACGGTCGCCCTGCACACCGACCACTGCCCGAAGGACGCCCTCGACGGCTTCGTCCTCCCCCTCATCGCCGCGAGCGAGGAGGAGGTCCGCCAGGGCCGCAACCCGATCTTCCAGTCGCACATGTGGGACGGCTCGGCCGTGCCGCTCGACGAGAACATCGAGATCGCCCGGACGATGATCCAGAAGACCCGCAACATCAACGCCATCCTCGAGGTCGAGATCGGCGTCGTGGGCGGCGAGGAGGACGGCGTCCAGCACGAGGGCACGAACGACGCGCTCTACACGACCCCGAACGACGTCGAGAAGGTCGTCGACGCGCTCGGCCTCGGCGACCAGGGCCGCTGGATCGCCGCGCTCACCTTCGGCAACGTGCACGGCGTGTACAAGCCCGGCAACGTCAAGCTCCGTCCCGAGCTCCTCGGCGAGATCCAGGCTGCCGTCGCGCAGAAGCACGGTACCGGCGAGAACCCGCTCGACCTCGTCTTCCACGGCGGTTCCGGCTCGACCGACGACGAGATCCACGAGGCCGTGCGCAACGGCGTCATCAAGATGAACATCGACACGGACACGCAGTACGCGTTCACGCGGTCGATCGCCGACTCGATGTTCCGCAACTACGAGGGCGTCCTCAAGGTCGACGGCGAGGTCGGCAACAAGAAGCAGTACGACCCGCGCGCCTGGGGCAAGGTCGCCGAGACCGCCATGGCGGCGCGCGTCGGCGAGGCCGCGAAGGTCCTCGGCTCGGCCGGCCACACCAAGGGCTGA
- the glpX gene encoding class II fructose-bisphosphatase translates to MTPTTETGSLFLQPDRNLALELVRATEAAAIRAQPWVGRGEKNLADGAAVDAMRKFLGTVNFDGVVVIGEGEKDNAPMLYNGEHVGNGHGPSCDIAVDPIDGTSLTAAGRQNAISVMAVSDRGSMYDPSAVFYMDKIAAGPEGRGVLDLEKPIGENIRALAKAKHKDIEDMQIAVLDRPRHDELIRAIRATGAGTRLLLDGDVAGGISAALPGSKIDMCVGVGGTPEGIITACAIKALGGVILGKLQPKDDEERERALAAGHDLDKVLDQDDLVTGDNTFFVATGVTDGVLVDGVRRSRGVIHTDSLVLRSRSNTIRRIQADHRAEKWF, encoded by the coding sequence GTGACTCCCACGACTGAGACCGGCTCCCTGTTCCTCCAGCCCGACCGCAACCTGGCGCTCGAGCTCGTGCGTGCGACGGAGGCCGCTGCGATCCGTGCACAGCCGTGGGTGGGTCGGGGCGAGAAGAACCTCGCCGACGGCGCCGCGGTCGACGCGATGCGCAAGTTCCTCGGCACCGTCAACTTCGACGGCGTCGTCGTCATCGGTGAGGGCGAGAAGGACAACGCCCCGATGCTCTACAACGGCGAGCACGTCGGCAACGGCCACGGCCCGTCCTGCGACATCGCGGTGGACCCGATCGACGGCACCTCGCTGACCGCTGCCGGCCGCCAGAACGCCATCTCGGTGATGGCCGTCTCCGACCGCGGTTCGATGTACGACCCGTCGGCCGTGTTCTACATGGACAAGATCGCCGCGGGCCCCGAGGGTCGTGGTGTCCTCGACCTCGAGAAGCCGATCGGTGAGAACATCCGTGCGCTCGCCAAGGCGAAGCACAAGGACATCGAGGACATGCAGATCGCCGTCCTCGACCGTCCCCGTCACGACGAGCTCATCCGCGCGATCCGTGCGACCGGCGCGGGCACCCGGCTGCTGCTCGACGGCGACGTCGCCGGCGGCATCTCGGCGGCGCTGCCCGGCTCGAAGATCGACATGTGCGTCGGCGTCGGCGGCACGCCCGAGGGCATCATCACCGCGTGCGCGATCAAGGCGCTCGGCGGCGTGATCCTCGGCAAGCTCCAGCCGAAGGACGACGAGGAGCGCGAGCGTGCACTCGCCGCGGGCCACGACCTCGACAAGGTCCTCGACCAGGACGACCTGGTGACGGGCGACAACACGTTCTTCGTCGCGACCGGTGTCACCGACGGCGTCCTCGTCGACGGGGTCCGTCGCTCGCGTGGCGTCATCCACACGGACTCGCTCGTGCTGCGCTCCCGCTCGAACACGATCCGTCGCATCCAGGCGGACCACCGCGCCGAGAAGTGGTTCTGA
- a CDS encoding DNA recombination protein RmuC — protein sequence MQILALVIGLVLGIAVGAVVAFALARSRAGVDAAAAHATADALRAQLATVRSDSEERLDAQDAQYRRQVDSLERRAAELEHLVQRMHGADAARKQDESKVLSALSPVAQTLDVMRAKIAELEQSRSEQYGALSAQLRSAAESEERLRATADTLASALSSNSTRGVWGETQLRNVVEAAGLLERVDFDVQSSVTTTAGAARPDMVVHLPGGKTIAVDAKVPFSAYLQAAEIPATAGGAEGARRDQLVAQHVKALRAHVDALAAREYWSGYDASPELTIAFIPSESLVSSALSADPGLLDHAFRKRIALASPVTLWSVLKTVAFSWQQDVVTAEARELFRVSRELHGRLSTMAAHVDKLGRSIRGSVVDYNRFVGSLERQVLPSARRLSLLDESKVIADPAAVEDEPRLLTAPELVGALDED from the coding sequence ATGCAGATCCTCGCGTTGGTCATCGGTCTCGTCCTCGGCATCGCCGTCGGAGCGGTCGTGGCCTTCGCGCTGGCCCGCTCGCGGGCCGGCGTCGACGCCGCCGCCGCGCACGCCACCGCGGACGCGCTGCGCGCCCAGCTCGCCACGGTCCGGTCCGACAGCGAGGAACGCCTCGACGCGCAGGACGCGCAGTACCGCCGGCAGGTCGACTCGCTCGAACGTCGGGCGGCCGAGTTGGAGCACCTCGTGCAGCGCATGCACGGCGCCGACGCGGCCCGCAAGCAGGACGAGTCGAAGGTGCTCTCGGCCCTCAGCCCGGTGGCGCAGACGCTCGACGTGATGCGCGCGAAGATCGCCGAGCTCGAGCAGTCCCGGAGCGAGCAGTACGGCGCCCTGTCCGCACAGCTGCGGTCGGCGGCAGAGTCCGAGGAACGCCTGCGCGCGACCGCCGACACCCTCGCGAGCGCGCTGTCGTCGAACAGCACCCGCGGCGTCTGGGGCGAGACGCAGCTGCGCAACGTCGTCGAGGCCGCCGGCCTGCTCGAACGCGTCGACTTCGACGTGCAGTCGTCGGTCACCACCACCGCGGGCGCGGCCCGTCCGGACATGGTCGTGCACCTGCCCGGCGGCAAGACGATCGCCGTCGACGCCAAGGTCCCGTTCAGCGCCTACCTGCAGGCGGCGGAGATCCCGGCGACCGCGGGCGGGGCCGAGGGGGCGCGACGAGACCAACTCGTCGCCCAGCACGTCAAGGCGCTCCGGGCGCACGTCGACGCCCTCGCCGCGCGCGAGTACTGGTCGGGGTACGACGCCTCCCCCGAGCTGACGATCGCCTTCATCCCCTCGGAGTCGCTCGTCTCCAGCGCCCTGTCCGCCGATCCGGGGCTGCTCGACCACGCGTTCCGGAAGCGGATCGCGCTGGCGTCGCCCGTCACACTGTGGTCGGTGCTGAAGACCGTCGCGTTCTCGTGGCAGCAGGACGTCGTCACCGCCGAGGCCCGTGAGCTGTTCCGCGTGTCGCGGGAGCTGCACGGCCGGCTGTCCACGATGGCCGCGCACGTCGACAAGCTCGGGCGTTCGATCCGCGGCAGCGTGGTCGACTACAACCGGTTCGTGGGGTCGCTCGAGCGCCAGGTGCTGCCGAGCGCCCGGCGACTGTCGCTGCTCGACGAGTCGAAGGTGATCGCGGACCCGGCCGCCGTCGAGGACGAGCCGCGGCTGCTCACGGCGCCGGAGCTCGTCGGCGCCCTCGACGAGGACTGA
- a CDS encoding tautomerase family protein translates to MPLVRIDLTTGRTPEQVRAVADAIHAAIVDQYGIPPRDRFQIVTEHPAQQIIAEDAGLGFERTEGVVMVQVFTQRGRSAEAKSALYAAVHERLVAVGVASEDVFIGYVENGPEDWSFGFGRAQYQTGELAVPSA, encoded by the coding sequence ATGCCGCTCGTCCGTATCGACCTCACCACCGGCCGCACCCCGGAGCAGGTCCGCGCCGTCGCCGACGCGATCCACGCCGCGATCGTCGACCAGTACGGCATCCCGCCCCGCGACCGGTTCCAGATCGTCACGGAGCACCCGGCGCAGCAGATCATCGCCGAGGACGCCGGCCTCGGCTTCGAGCGCACCGAGGGCGTCGTGATGGTGCAGGTCTTCACGCAGCGCGGCCGGAGCGCGGAGGCCAAGTCAGCCCTGTACGCCGCGGTGCACGAGCGACTCGTCGCGGTCGGCGTCGCCTCCGAGGACGTCTTCATCGGGTACGTCGAGAACGGTCCCGAGGACTGGTCCTTCGGGTTCGGGCGGGCGCAGTACCAGACCGGGGAACTGGCGGTGCCGTCGGCCTGA
- a CDS encoding Ig-like domain-containing protein yields the protein MPRITKTTAVVAVGLVAAGGALVPSVASAADHPTAIIQSVDGQKPFDYVDHKYVYAAESDRPFILGWAAAATTIRFVEGQKTLCEVAAPTQQSVGCAPAEALGRGQHDITAVTVQDGTEQRWGTITVHVAAAKPTDLRAEASEGNAVVTGTTAPGNTVQARSELGAALQIGTADADGHFSVVVPRTKAGERVLVRAGTPWNWSGWATVTVTGDAAAPEPVVAQPSDGNVDPGFTPGPGAAPEPVVAQPSDGNVDPGFTPIPEPGAGQGEGEQAADSPVRVTDVAADGSITLTATSPETRFLIGDEEGNGYANIVGTPEGKATTLRNIPASVRKLVVKYMYFDERFTITIPGR from the coding sequence ATGCCGCGCATCACCAAGACCACCGCCGTCGTGGCGGTCGGCCTCGTCGCCGCCGGAGGCGCCCTCGTCCCGTCCGTCGCGTCGGCGGCTGACCACCCGACGGCGATCATCCAGTCCGTCGACGGCCAGAAGCCCTTCGACTACGTCGACCACAAGTACGTCTACGCCGCCGAGTCGGACCGCCCGTTCATCCTCGGGTGGGCGGCCGCCGCCACCACGATCCGGTTCGTCGAGGGCCAGAAGACGCTGTGCGAGGTCGCTGCACCGACCCAGCAGTCGGTCGGCTGCGCCCCGGCCGAGGCGCTCGGCCGCGGGCAGCACGACATCACCGCGGTCACGGTCCAGGACGGCACCGAGCAGCGCTGGGGCACGATCACGGTGCACGTCGCCGCAGCGAAGCCGACCGACCTGCGTGCCGAGGCCTCGGAGGGCAACGCGGTCGTGACCGGGACCACCGCCCCCGGCAACACGGTCCAGGCGCGGTCCGAGCTCGGCGCCGCGCTGCAGATCGGCACCGCGGACGCCGACGGGCACTTCTCCGTGGTGGTCCCGCGGACGAAGGCCGGCGAGCGTGTCCTCGTGCGCGCGGGCACGCCCTGGAACTGGAGCGGCTGGGCCACGGTGACCGTGACCGGGGATGCTGCCGCGCCGGAGCCGGTGGTGGCGCAGCCGTCGGACGGCAACGTCGACCCGGGCTTCACGCCGGGGCCGGGCGCCGCGCCGGAGCCGGTGGTGGCGCAGCCGTCGGACGGCAACGTCGACCCGGGCTTCACCCCGATCCCGGAGCCCGGCGCGGGTCAGGGTGAGGGCGAGCAGGCAGCTGACTCGCCCGTCCGCGTCACCGACGTGGCGGCGGACGGCTCCATCACGCTCACGGCGACGTCCCCGGAGACCCGCTTCCTCATCGGCGACGAGGAGGGCAACGGCTACGCGAACATCGTCGGCACGCCCGAGGGCAAGGCCACGACCCTGCGCAACATCCCGGCGTCGGTCCGGAAGCTCGTCGTGAAGTACATGTACTTCGACGAGCGCTTCACGATCACGATCCCCGGGCGCTGA
- a CDS encoding exonuclease domain-containing protein: protein MPLNFTAIDFETANSSPASACSVGLVKVRGGRVVDRASWFIQPPVGHDAFLEWNTRIHGIVAEDVVGAKGWAEQYRDIVAFAEGDVLVAHNARFDMGVIAGGCSATGTELSEHHSLCSLAVARKTYTLDSYRLPMAARAAGYEGFQHHDAAADAEACAAIVVHAAGQHRCDTVEALGAATRVHISPVRPRAEQPTPAGQPRPARQPRLSNRPMIFAD from the coding sequence GTGCCGTTGAACTTCACCGCGATCGACTTCGAGACCGCCAACAGCTCGCCCGCCAGCGCCTGCTCCGTGGGGCTGGTCAAGGTGCGCGGGGGTCGCGTCGTCGACCGAGCGTCCTGGTTCATCCAGCCGCCGGTCGGGCACGACGCCTTCCTCGAGTGGAACACGCGCATCCACGGCATCGTCGCCGAGGACGTCGTGGGCGCCAAGGGCTGGGCCGAGCAGTACCGCGACATCGTGGCCTTCGCCGAGGGCGACGTCCTGGTCGCGCACAACGCCCGGTTCGACATGGGCGTGATCGCGGGCGGCTGCTCGGCGACCGGGACCGAGCTGTCCGAGCACCACTCGCTGTGCTCGCTGGCGGTCGCGCGCAAGACCTACACGCTCGACTCGTACCGGCTCCCGATGGCGGCACGGGCCGCGGGGTACGAGGGCTTCCAGCACCACGACGCCGCCGCCGACGCCGAGGCCTGCGCGGCGATCGTCGTGCACGCCGCGGGGCAGCACCGGTGCGACACGGTCGAGGCGCTCGGTGCGGCCACCCGGGTGCACATCTCGCCGGTCCGACCGCGCGCGGAGCAGCCGACGCCGGCGGGCCAGCCGCGGCCGGCGCGGCAGCCGAGGCTGTCGAACCGGCCGATGATCTTCGCGGACTGA
- the ychF gene encoding redox-regulated ATPase YchF, whose product MALTIGIVGLPNVGKSTLFNALTKNQVLAANYPFATIEPNVGVVNLPDPRLDQLATLFGSEKTVPAPVSFVDIAGIVKGASEGEGLGNKFLANIREADAIAQVVRGFTDDDVVHVANKVSPKDDLEVINTELILADMETIDKALPRYEKMLKLKQAEPVVLETAREARAALEQGTLLSATSIDLSPIAELGLLSAKPFIFVFNVDEAILTDASRKAELAALVAPAQAVFLDAQVESELIDLDPADAAELLESTGQTESGLDQLARIGFDTLGLQTYLTAGPKEARAWTIGKGWKAPQAAGVIHTDFEKGFIKAEVISFDDLMATGSIAEARAAGKARIEGKDYVMQDGDVVEFRFNN is encoded by the coding sequence GTGGCTCTCACCATCGGAATCGTCGGTCTCCCGAACGTCGGCAAGTCGACCCTGTTCAACGCCCTCACCAAGAACCAGGTCCTCGCCGCGAACTACCCGTTCGCAACGATCGAACCGAACGTCGGCGTGGTGAACCTGCCCGACCCGCGGCTCGACCAGCTCGCGACGCTCTTCGGGTCCGAGAAGACCGTGCCCGCTCCGGTGTCGTTCGTCGACATCGCCGGCATCGTCAAGGGTGCGAGCGAGGGGGAGGGACTCGGCAACAAGTTCCTCGCGAACATCCGTGAGGCCGACGCCATCGCCCAGGTCGTCCGCGGGTTCACCGACGACGACGTCGTGCACGTCGCGAACAAGGTCTCCCCGAAGGACGACCTCGAGGTCATCAACACCGAGCTGATCCTCGCCGACATGGAGACCATCGACAAGGCGCTCCCGCGCTACGAGAAGATGCTCAAGCTCAAGCAGGCCGAGCCCGTCGTGCTCGAGACCGCTCGCGAGGCACGGGCTGCGCTCGAGCAGGGCACCCTGCTGTCCGCGACCTCGATCGACCTGTCGCCGATCGCCGAGCTCGGGCTGCTGTCGGCCAAGCCGTTCATCTTCGTCTTCAACGTCGACGAGGCGATCCTCACCGACGCATCACGCAAGGCCGAGCTCGCGGCCCTCGTGGCTCCGGCCCAGGCCGTGTTCCTCGACGCGCAGGTCGAGTCCGAGCTCATCGACCTCGACCCCGCCGACGCCGCAGAGCTGCTCGAGTCGACCGGCCAGACCGAGTCCGGCCTCGACCAGCTCGCGCGCATCGGCTTCGACACCCTCGGGCTGCAGACCTACCTGACGGCCGGGCCGAAGGAAGCGCGTGCGTGGACGATCGGCAAGGGCTGGAAGGCTCCGCAGGCCGCTGGCGTCATCCACACCGACTTCGAGAAGGGCTTCATCAAGGCCGAGGTCATCTCGTTCGACGACCTGATGGCGACCGGCTCGATCGCCGAGGCGCGTGCCGCGGGCAAGGCGCGCATCGAGGGCAAGGACTACGTCATGCAGGACGGCGACGTGGTGGAGTTCCGCTTCAACAACTGA
- a CDS encoding TetR family transcriptional regulator C-terminal domain-containing protein — MQPLATVDTSSLLRVEVVAAMIRVLRVRALHEVTYEHVATESGQPLDVVHDVFPTWDGLLLATIDQWNAERSNGLMPVAERSGAVVFLRAIVSANVADPSLMRFLTSTLNIAATPHHPLAPMLHARWRRFHAFVQHALEHDVEIGREPGTMEPARGAEQLLATYEGLQLQSMVRPEMDLLESFDRAVTRLREGWTRSYVPPVWDLAEADAV; from the coding sequence ATGCAACCGCTCGCGACCGTCGACACGTCCTCCCTGCTCCGGGTCGAGGTGGTCGCCGCGATGATCCGTGTCCTCCGGGTCCGCGCGCTCCACGAGGTCACCTACGAGCACGTCGCCACCGAGTCGGGCCAGCCGCTCGACGTCGTCCACGATGTCTTCCCCACCTGGGACGGGCTCCTCCTCGCCACCATCGACCAGTGGAACGCCGAACGTTCCAACGGCCTGATGCCGGTCGCCGAGCGCAGCGGCGCCGTCGTCTTCCTGCGCGCGATCGTCAGTGCGAACGTCGCCGACCCGTCGCTCATGCGCTTCCTGACCTCGACGCTCAACATCGCCGCGACACCGCACCACCCGCTCGCGCCGATGCTGCACGCGCGGTGGCGTCGGTTCCACGCCTTCGTGCAGCACGCCCTCGAGCACGACGTCGAGATCGGCCGCGAGCCGGGGACGATGGAGCCCGCACGCGGCGCCGAACAGCTGCTCGCGACGTACGAGGGACTGCAGCTGCAGTCGATGGTGCGGCCGGAGATGGACCTGCTCGAGTCGTTCGACCGCGCGGTCACCCGACTCCGCGAGGGGTGGACGCGGTCGTACGTGCCGCCGGTGTGGGACCTCGCCGAGGCCGACGCGGTCTGA
- a CDS encoding phage tail protein — MPHVVDFVTVSTEGLESSPVAEALAGLRANEARYFRNKYDLTFTTQPAAEVPELVEYVATILREERGIVVASPVLEATQFEVDGVRWTYVFHESGLSVNVLWAIEPGGKRAVGFKLSDGMEVPDELGAFKFARQRSKLAGTIRGSYFVIKGEY, encoded by the coding sequence ATGCCGCACGTCGTCGACTTCGTCACCGTCTCCACCGAGGGTCTCGAGTCCTCCCCGGTCGCGGAGGCGCTCGCCGGGCTCCGCGCGAACGAGGCCCGGTACTTCCGGAACAAGTACGACCTCACGTTCACCACGCAGCCCGCAGCCGAGGTCCCGGAGCTCGTCGAGTACGTCGCGACGATCCTGCGCGAGGAGCGGGGCATCGTCGTCGCGTCCCCTGTGCTCGAGGCGACCCAGTTCGAGGTCGACGGGGTGCGCTGGACGTACGTGTTCCACGAGTCCGGGTTGTCCGTCAACGTGCTGTGGGCCATCGAACCGGGCGGCAAGCGCGCGGTGGGCTTCAAGCTGTCCGACGGGATGGAGGTGCCCGACGAGCTCGGCGCCTTCAAGTTCGCGCGGCAGCGGTCGAAGCTCGCCGGCACGATCCGCGGGTCCTACTTCGTCATCAAGGGCGAGTACTGA
- a CDS encoding isocitrate lyase/phosphoenolpyruvate mutase family protein, translating to MTTSTADKATTLQQLHEAPEILRVVNVWDAISAKVVSDLPHTKAIATAGHSIAASHGYEDGGMPLDVALAGAATVVAATDLPVTADLDDGYEDPAETIRRAIAAGVVGANVEDRLRPFDEAVARVAAITAAAEAEGIAFQLNARTDAIARGGDRPIDESIEDAIARGRAFLDNGAALVFVPGAIQRDVVERLVDGLGRGKLSVIGLPGALPAAEYEALGVARISYGPLTQRVALRALRDLATDLYGDGVVPEDTPVLN from the coding sequence ATGACCACGAGCACCGCCGACAAGGCGACCACCCTCCAGCAGCTGCACGAGGCCCCCGAGATCCTCCGCGTCGTGAACGTGTGGGACGCGATCAGCGCCAAGGTCGTCAGCGACCTGCCGCACACGAAGGCGATCGCGACCGCCGGGCACTCGATCGCAGCGTCGCACGGCTACGAGGACGGCGGCATGCCCCTCGACGTCGCCCTGGCCGGGGCAGCGACCGTCGTCGCGGCGACCGACCTGCCCGTCACCGCCGACCTCGACGACGGCTACGAGGACCCGGCCGAGACGATCCGGCGTGCCATCGCCGCGGGCGTCGTCGGTGCGAACGTCGAGGACCGCCTGCGTCCCTTCGACGAGGCCGTCGCCCGGGTCGCTGCGATCACCGCCGCAGCCGAGGCCGAGGGCATCGCCTTCCAGCTCAACGCCCGCACCGACGCGATCGCGCGCGGTGGCGACCGCCCCATCGACGAGAGCATCGAGGACGCCATCGCCCGCGGCAGGGCGTTCCTCGACAACGGCGCCGCCCTCGTGTTCGTCCCGGGCGCGATCCAGCGCGACGTGGTCGAGCGACTCGTCGACGGGCTCGGGCGCGGCAAGCTCTCCGTGATCGGCCTGCCCGGTGCCCTGCCCGCCGCCGAGTACGAGGCGCTGGGCGTCGCCCGCATCTCCTACGGGCCGCTGACGCAGCGCGTCGCCCTGCGTGCGCTGCGCGACCTGGCGACCGACCTGTACGGCGACGGCGTCGTGCCGGAGGACACCCCGGTCCTGAACTGA
- a CDS encoding MalY/PatB family protein, with translation MADDEQDPVGTLRGVRTSIKWTRYAPEVLPLFVAEMDHDVAPAIRQALVERVQQSDLGYLDGPGPLAPAFARFAADRWGWHVDPARIHLATDVSVGIVETLRLALPDGGRVAITPPVYPPFFELVEEARCQVEEVPLAEQWGVYRLDLDGLERAFADGVRVFLLCNPHNPMGLVHDRADLEALAALAARYDVLVVSDEIHAPLTHPGVRFTPFSMVAEAAGARSVCVTSASKGWNLAGVKCSVIVAGDDRTAALLESLWEEVACRTSILGLHANLAAFSLATDWLDEVVGRIVANERLLGTLLAEHLPGVVYTRPRAGYLAWLDFRGIGLGDDPAVPLRENAYVALNSGLGFGAQGRGFARLNLACSPETLREAVHRIAAAYPSGAQEGLVWHVA, from the coding sequence ATGGCGGACGACGAGCAGGACCCGGTCGGGACGCTCCGCGGGGTGCGGACGAGCATCAAGTGGACGCGGTACGCACCCGAGGTGCTGCCGCTGTTCGTCGCCGAGATGGACCACGACGTCGCGCCGGCGATCCGGCAGGCGCTCGTCGAACGGGTGCAGCAGTCCGACCTGGGCTACCTGGACGGGCCGGGTCCGCTCGCGCCCGCGTTCGCGCGGTTCGCGGCGGACCGGTGGGGGTGGCACGTCGACCCGGCACGGATCCACCTGGCGACCGACGTCAGCGTCGGGATCGTCGAGACGCTGCGGCTCGCACTGCCCGACGGCGGCCGGGTCGCGATCACGCCGCCGGTGTACCCGCCGTTCTTCGAACTCGTCGAGGAGGCACGGTGTCAGGTCGAGGAGGTGCCGCTCGCCGAGCAGTGGGGCGTCTACCGACTCGACCTCGACGGCCTCGAGCGGGCCTTCGCCGACGGTGTCCGGGTGTTCCTGCTCTGCAACCCGCACAACCCGATGGGACTCGTGCACGACCGCGCCGACCTCGAGGCGCTCGCCGCCCTCGCCGCGCGCTACGACGTCCTGGTCGTCAGCGACGAGATCCACGCGCCGCTCACCCACCCCGGCGTCCGGTTCACCCCGTTCTCGATGGTGGCCGAGGCCGCCGGTGCGCGCAGCGTCTGCGTGACGAGCGCGAGCAAGGGGTGGAACCTCGCCGGCGTGAAGTGCTCGGTCATCGTCGCCGGAGACGACCGCACCGCCGCCCTGCTCGAGTCGCTGTGGGAGGAGGTCGCCTGCCGCACGAGCATCCTCGGGCTGCACGCGAACCTCGCGGCGTTCAGCCTGGCGACGGACTGGCTCGACGAGGTGGTCGGGCGGATCGTCGCGAACGAACGGCTGCTCGGTACCCTGCTCGCCGAGCACCTGCCCGGCGTCGTCTACACCCGTCCGCGCGCCGGCTACCTGGCGTGGCTCGACTTCCGGGGGATCGGGCTCGGCGACGACCCGGCCGTGCCGCTGCGCGAGAACGCCTACGTGGCGCTGAACTCCGGGCTCGGGTTCGGCGCGCAGGGGCGGGGGTTCGCCCGGCTCAACCTCGCCTGCTCGCCGGAGACGCTGCGCGAGGCCGTGCACCGGATCGCGGCGGCGTACCCGTCGGGGGCGCAGGAGGGGCTGGTCTGGCACGTGGCGTGA
- a CDS encoding DUF2087 domain-containing protein, with protein sequence MTEHTERDWRPVFAVLADDDRRRVYAQVVLGVVSSPAGDGEGGQLPARTRRALRALQRVGLVTVTDDGGYVAGPEVFAAALAAGTSARPQGVERFLEDGRIAQYPASPADRRAVLQWVVERALTPEEVLDERAVTERLRRFHEDPVTLRRYLVDFGLVVRDADGSAYSRTRTAG encoded by the coding sequence GTGACCGAGCACACCGAACGTGACTGGCGACCCGTCTTCGCCGTGCTGGCGGACGACGACCGTCGGCGGGTGTACGCCCAGGTCGTCCTCGGCGTGGTGTCGTCGCCTGCGGGGGACGGGGAGGGCGGTCAGCTCCCGGCCCGGACCCGACGTGCACTGCGGGCGCTGCAGCGCGTGGGACTCGTGACCGTCACCGACGACGGCGGGTACGTCGCGGGACCGGAGGTGTTCGCCGCCGCGCTGGCGGCCGGAACGTCAGCGCGACCGCAGGGCGTCGAGCGCTTCCTGGAGGACGGCCGGATCGCGCAGTACCCGGCATCGCCCGCGGACCGTCGAGCCGTGCTGCAGTGGGTCGTGGAGCGGGCGCTCACCCCGGAGGAGGTCCTCGACGAACGCGCCGTCACCGAGCGACTCCGGCGGTTCCACGAGGATCCCGTGACGCTCCGGCGGTACCTGGTCGACTTCGGTCTCGTCGTGCGCGACGCCGACGGCAGCGCCTACTCCCGGACGCGCACGGCCGGCTGA
- a CDS encoding GNAT family N-acetyltransferase: protein MDIRSRQDADLVPLVEVLRRTHEGGYPAHWPVDPERWLSPPGFLAAWTALVGDVPVGHVGLAAPDPDAPPLVTRLLVHPDHRGRGVADTLMATVEATAGVLAGPARGLQVLRLDVTEETPGAWRLYERRGWQLTGRRPADWRKPDGSVPVVRWYEKRLG from the coding sequence ATGGACATCCGCTCGCGTCAGGACGCCGACCTCGTGCCCCTCGTCGAGGTGCTCCGGCGGACACACGAGGGCGGGTACCCGGCGCACTGGCCCGTCGACCCCGAGCGATGGCTGTCGCCGCCCGGGTTCCTCGCGGCGTGGACGGCGCTGGTCGGCGACGTCCCGGTCGGCCACGTGGGGCTCGCTGCTCCCGATCCGGACGCACCGCCGCTGGTCACCCGCCTGCTCGTCCACCCGGACCACCGCGGACGCGGGGTCGCCGACACCCTGATGGCGACGGTCGAGGCGACGGCCGGTGTCCTCGCCGGGCCGGCCCGCGGCCTGCAGGTCCTCCGGCTCGACGTCACCGAGGAGACGCCCGGAGCGTGGCGGCTGTACGAGCGGCGTGGGTGGCAGCTGACCGGACGCCGACCCGCGGACTGGCGGAAGCCGGACGGGTCCGTCCCGGTGGTGCGCTGGTACGAGAAGCGTCTGGGGTGA